A genomic window from Montipora capricornis isolate CH-2021 chromosome 8, ASM3666992v2, whole genome shotgun sequence includes:
- the LOC138059879 gene encoding uncharacterized protein: MSVEEPVVTIEESQLTSNFHRRYFLTEEEKKEWKGPVHYIAHHAVVRPEKKTTPIRIVFNSSASFKGHSLNDYWYKGPDLLNNLFGVVLRFRENAVAVCGDITKMYFMVAILPDDQHVHRFLWRNFEMEREPVTYVKAVLTFGDRPAPAMAITAMQKTAKLNQDAKPKAAKAVLNNAYVDDICDSAVDPNEAKMLIADIDEVLATGCFQVKKRTSNVTLDSKEYSEEIVLGG, encoded by the exons ATGTCTGTGGAGGAACCTGTGGTCACCATCGAAGAAAGCCAATTGACATCT AATTTTCACAGAAGGTACTTCTTAACGGAGGAAGAGAAGAAGGAATGGAAGGGACCAGTGCACTATATAGCCCACCATGCTGTTGTGCGCCCAGAAAAGAAGACTACGCCGATCAGAATCGTGTTCAACAGCTCAGCTTCCTTTAAGGGCCACAGCCTGAACGACTATTGGTACAAGGGACCTGATCTATTGAACAACCTGTTTGGTGTTGTGTTACGATTTAGAGAAAATGCAGTTGCCGTCTGTGGTGACATAACGAAAATGTACTTCATGGTTGCCATCCTGCCAGATGATCAACATGTCCACAGATTCCTATGGAGAAACTTCGAAATGGAACGTGAGCCGGTCACTTACGTTAAGGCCGTTCTCACATTTGGAGACCGGCCAGCACCAGCGATGGCCATCACAGCAATGCAAAAAACGGCAAAACTAAATCAAGACGCAAAACCAAAGGCCGCCAAAGCCGTCCTTAATAACGCTTATGTGGACGACATATGCGACTCGGCCGTCGATCCTAATGAAGCTAAAATGCTGATCGCTGACATTGATGAAGTACTCGCTACTGGATGTTTTCAAGTCAAGAAGAGGACATCAAATGTAACCCTGGATTCTAAAGAATATTCAGAGGAAATCGTGCTTGGAGGCTAA
- the LOC138059881 gene encoding uncharacterized protein — MTDNATAGPMKLTKRQILSKLAGIFDPIGAGAAVLIEPVTLADWPGWYEEVPPKERIKWMTLFEEMTALNDVKFDRCMTPPGANGDPSLVVFCDASRLAFGACAYARWKLVDGRFGTRFVAAKTRVAPLKELTIPRLKLQAAVLGSRLGKSILEESRFNLERVCYFSDSRVALACIKGETRSFKPFLLCRAAEIQSNSSPENWSHCPTLLNVADDLTKGISTGEVHGRWFNGPEFLQLLEELCPMKHGVPNMAEVNKERRKVQIACVVAVHHPVLNCREFSA; from the coding sequence ATGACAGACAATGCAACAGCGGGCCCTATGAAGCTAACGAAACGTCAAATTCTCAGCAAGTTGGCGGGAATTTTCGATCCAATTGGAGCAGGTGCCGCAGTCCTTATTGAACCAGTAACTTTGGCAGATTGGCCTGGTTGGTATGAAGAAGTGCCTCCCAAAGAGAGGATCAAATGGATGACTTTGTTTGAAGAGATGACCGCACTTAACGATGTTAAGTTTGACCGCTGCATGACTCCGCCTGGCGCCAATGGTGACCCCTCCTTGGTTGTCTTTTGCGATGCTTCACGACTGGCATTCGGAGCATGTGCCTACGCAAGATGGAAACTCGTTGATGGAAGGTTTGGTACAAGATTTGTTGCCGCGAAAACAAGAGTAGCTCCCCTCAAGGAACTAACCATCCCTCGGCTTAAATTACAAGCTGCTGTGCTCGGAAGTCGCCTTGGAAAGTCTATTCTAGAAGAATCGAGATTCAACCTCGAACGAGTATGCTACTTTTCCGATAGCCGCGTCGCCCTGGCCTGTATCAAGGGGGAAACACGCAGCTTTAAGCCCTTCTTACTTTGCCGTGCTGCTGAGATTCAATCTAACTCCTCGCCCGAAAATTGGTCACATTGCCCCACCTTACTAAACGTTGCCGACGACTTGACCAAGGGTATTTCAACAGGCGAAGTACATGGCAGATGGTTTAATGGCCCTGAGTTTTTACAGCTTCTCGAGGAGCTTTGTCCTATGAAACATGGCGTGCCCAACATGGCAGAAGTGAATAAGGAAAGACGAAAGGTCCAAATCGCATGTGTTGTTGCTGTCCACCATCCTGTCCTGAACTGCCGAGAGTTTTCAGCATAG
- the LOC138059884 gene encoding uncharacterized protein yields the protein MEKEDFKTLSPFFDGKGIIRVGGRVNPDLLCYEGNHPALLPHDYWISTLITRNAHRIGHAAMTAKSRRYYWIIKGTNIAKIVKQRCTFRKETEAKVESQFMANLPGCRQQPYIPPFLYTSCDYFGPMKVKVGRNKTVKNYGVIFTCLNTNF from the coding sequence ATGGAGAAAGAAGACTTCAAAACGCTTAGTCCGTTTTTCGACGGGAAAGGTATCATCAGAGTCGGTGGGCGTGTCAACCCAGACCTGCTGTGCTATGAAGGTAATCACCCTGCTCTCTTGCCTCATGACTATTGGATATCCACTCTTATCACCCGCAATGCACACCGAATAGGACATGCCGCAATGACCGCCAAGTCCAGACGATATTATTGGATAATCAAAGGAACCAACATTGCCAAGATTGTAAAACAACGATGTACCTTCCGCAAAGAAACGGAAGCCAAGGTAGAATCTCAGTTCATGGCGAACTTACCCGGTTGTCGCCAACAGCCTTACATACCCCCATTCCTATACACTTCATGTGACTACTTTGGACCAATGAAAGTCAAAGTTGGAAGGAATAAAACCGTGAAGAATTATGGGGTAATTTTCACATGCCTCAACACAAACTTTTGA